DNA sequence from the Methylacidiphilum kamchatkense Kam1 genome:
CAAGAACGCTGCCTTTTAAGGATCAATCCATTATCTATTACCGTAATCTTGCTGATTATTACAAACTGAGGGAAATAACAGAAAGGGCAGAACATTTTGGGATCATTGGCGGTGGATTTATCGGAACTGAAATTGCTTCCTGTTTGTGCGAGCTTGGGAAAAAAGTCAGCATGATCTTTTTGGAAGAAGGCATAGGCCGCCGGATATTTCCCTTAGAACTTTCCCTTCGGCTCAACGCCTTTTTTGAACAAAAGGGAGTGCGCCTCTACCCTAATCAATCCGTTAAAGACTATAGGAAAGAGGGGGACAAAGAAATCATTGTCAGTTCCACAGGCCAAGAACTCGTCTTTGATTGTGTTGTCGCAGGCCTTGGGATTATCCCCAATGTCGAATTAGCCAAGGAGGCGGGCATCAAAGTAGAAAACGGGATTGTTGTTAACGAATATCTACAAACGAGCTGCGAAGGGGTGTATGCCGCCGGGGATGTGGCGAATTTTTATTGCCCACCCCTTGGGAAGCGACTGAGGGTAGAACATGAAGATAATGCAAGAAAAATGGGAGAATGTGCCGGCAAAGCCATGGCTGGAAACCCTCTTGTTTATGAGCATATTCCTTCCTTCTATTCTGATTTTTTCAATTTTTCTTACGAAAGTGTGGGCATAGCCGATGGGAACCTTCCTGTCATCTCTTTTTGGAACGCGGACAGTTCCAAGGGGGTGCTTTATTATCATGATTCCTCGAAACTCATGGGGGTGCTATTATGGAATATCCCAGGGAAGGTGCCCGAAGCAAGAGCCCTTTTAAGCGAAGGGGTGGCAGCTGATCCTCAGGTGCTTTCTCATAGGATTTCCCTCGATTAGTCGCTTTTTCTTACAGGCTTTTGTGTTGCTAAAATTGCTTCTGGATTTATTTTTTTCTGGATGGATGGCATTACGTTGCTTCCGAGGGAAGAGGTTTTGAAGCTAAAACTTGTGGTAAACGAGCTGTTTTTAAGCATTCAGGGAGA
Encoded proteins:
- a CDS encoding NAD(P)/FAD-dependent oxidoreductase — translated: MIAHYPYLIVGGGMTADAAVRAIRSIDENKAIGIISEEPYPPYLRPPLSKGLWKGRPVQRIWCRTESKKADLFLGETALALDLSNRRLYTDKEKTYSFEKLLIATGGRPRTLPFKDQSIIYYRNLADYYKLREITERAEHFGIIGGGFIGTEIASCLCELGKKVSMIFLEEGIGRRIFPLELSLRLNAFFEQKGVRLYPNQSVKDYRKEGDKEIIVSSTGQELVFDCVVAGLGIIPNVELAKEAGIKVENGIVVNEYLQTSCEGVYAAGDVANFYCPPLGKRLRVEHEDNARKMGECAGKAMAGNPLVYEHIPSFYSDFFNFSYESVGIADGNLPVISFWNADSSKGVLYYHDSSKLMGVLLWNIPGKVPEARALLSEGVAADPQVLSHRISLD